A section of the Acomys russatus unplaced genomic scaffold, mAcoRus1.1, whole genome shotgun sequence genome encodes:
- the LOC127186175 gene encoding histone H2A-Bbd type 2/3-like, with product MQTSLRQGASSRSSRNSRAQLTLSVSLVEHQLREGAHGPRLSKRAPLFLTAILEFLVRSLLEQARGEAQSRRAQRLITPQLLEAAVYSNALLGQLLQSITISQVAPPEAHRSRQGHSGP from the coding sequence ATGCAGACCAGCCTTCGTCAAGGGGCTTCGTCTCGCAGCTCCCGCAACTCCAGAGCCCAGCTGACCTTGTCCGTGAGCCTGGTGGAACACCAGCTTCGGGAGGGCGCCCATGGCCCGCGGCTGAGCAAAAGGGCGCCCCTCTTCCTGACCGCCATCCTGGAGTTCCTGGTGCGCAGTCTACTGGAGCAGGCAAGAGGTGAGGCCCAAAGCAGAAGGGCCCAGAGGCTCATCACCCCGCAGCTGCTGGAGGCTGCTGTCTACAGCAACGCCCTGCTTGGACAACTGCTCCAATCCATCACCATCTCCCAGGTGGCCCCGCCTGAGGCCCACAGGAGTCGCCAGGGCCACAGTGGTCCCTAG
- the LOC127186163 gene encoding X-linked lymphocyte-regulated protein 3A-like, whose translation MDTDGAGMGSRQNPNLPSDDTQNPDVLAPANEEVLDASREDVPSSGTEGQHARKEIQDLFEEFEGPIQNFRHGNREGFRAILTASFQAMEQKVEDVLKLQCEQRQKLYEDYSLQILSLNRKLTADAHQVKKQAENLATMFMEQRKLVHQSLTLQKERMEEFKSLCEQYLEKLELLRDSRGNSVAEELRRLIDTLEMKLLMVNRQQESAAAAQQSLLDLLFS comes from the exons ATGGACACTGACGGCGCCGGCATGGGCTCAAGGCAGAATCCAAATCTCCCATCAGATGACACCCAGAACCCAGATGTATTGGCTCCAG CCAATGAAGAAGTCCTTGATGCCAGTAGGGAGGACGTTCCTTCCTCGGGAACAGAAGGGCAACATGCCAG gaagGAAATACAGGATTTATTTGAAGAATTTGAAG GGCCCATTCAGAACTTTCGTCATGGAAACAGAGAAGGATTCAGAGCCATCCTCACCGCGTCTTTCCAAGCCATGGAGCAGAAGGTGGAGGATGTTCTAAAACTCCAGTGTGAGCAAAG GCAGAAACTTTATGAAGACTATTCTCTTCAGATCCTGAGTTTGAATAGGAAGTTAACCGCAGATGCACATCAAGTCAAGAAGCAGGCAGAAAATCTCGCT ACTATGTTTATGGAGCAACGGAAGTTGGTTCACCAATCCCTGACCCTtcagaaggagaggatggaggaatTTAAATCACTGTGCGAGCAATACTTGGAG AAACTTGAGTTGCTGAGGGACTCTCGGGGAAATTCCGTGGCTGAAGAGCTGAGGCGTCTCATAGACACCTTGGAAATGAAACTGCTGATGGTCAAC CGCCAGCAAgagagtgctgctgctgctcaacAGTCCCTCCTGGACCTGTTATTCTCATAA